In the Methyloterricola oryzae genome, GGTTGACTCCTAGAGAAGAACTAGGGACCGACGAAGTCGGGGTGGCGGTCAACCATCCCGTGCTGGCGCCAGCGCCATACGTTACATTGATACCGGAAGTAGCGGCGCTCCCGTTACTGGTCGACAAGGTGACGCCTTGGGCTGCCGGATTGCTGCCGGAACTCGCCGTGAACGTGGCGCTTGCTGGAGAGAATATCAGCGCAGCACTTGGTGTGACAGCGTTCTTCACCGTGAACTGAGCCGTCACGTTTTCAGGCGTGGCGGATGTAAGTGTTGTGATAGTGGCCTTCAATGTATGAATGCCGTCACTTAGACTGGCGGTATTGAATGGCAAGGCCGACCCGTTTGCCGCTGTGCCAGCCAGATCGTAGGGCTTCACCCCTTCCGTCTTGTACGCTGTGGTCGCTCCGTCTAGAAAAAACGACACACTCTTGACCCCGGTCTCCGGGGTGGTAAAAGCATAAATCTGACCGGCCACAGTCTGTCCGTCCAAGGAAACCGCAGAGGCACGATCGGACGTCTTGCTCATCCTCAGTTCGTATGGGCTTGTGGCGGAAGTCACCGTCAACGTAACCGGCAAACTGACTGCAGTGTATCCGCTAGCGGTAGCGTTGACCGTGGCAGTGTAAGTTCCTGCCGGCAGCCCAGTTGCGTTGACAGCCAGGTTGACACCGACTGACGAACTGGAGATTGACGAAGTCGGAGTGGCGATCAACCATGCAGTACTGCCGCCAACGTCGTAGCTGACAGTGATGCCATACGTAGTGGCACTCCCGTTACTGGTCGACAAAGTGGCGCTTTGGATGGGCGGATTGCTGCCGGCGGTTGCCGAAAATGCCGTGCTCGCTGGAGCGAAAATCAGCGAAGGCGGCGGCGTGACCGTGTTACCTACCGTGAACTGTGCGGTTATGGTTTCGGTTGTCCCTGAACTGGTCAGAACGGCCGCTCTCAAGGTATGGAGACCGTCGCTTAAAGCAGCGGTGTTGAATGGGAACGCTGAACCGTCAGCTGCGGTTCCCGCAAGGTCGTAGGGCCTTACCCCCTCGATTTTGTTGGCTGTCGTGGAACCGTCGATGAAAAAGGATACGCGGGAGGCCCCCGTTTCCGGCGTCGTGAACACATAGATGTTACCGCTCACGGTGCCACCCTCAAGCAGTGACGCCGGACTGCGGCTCGATGCACTACTCACCATGAGATCGAATGCCTGAGCCAAACCCGCCTGCGCCATCAGCAAGAGGCTGAAGACTATCCAGCGCGGAGCGAACTGCCCAAGAATCGAAACCCTGTTGTTCATCGTCGTTTTCATGCTACTACCATAATCACGCCGCAGCGCGTTTCTTGACTTGCCAGAATTAGCCCGATTTGCGCCTTAATAGGCCTGTTCACCGAACACGCCCTTGACCGCCGTCATAGCCAGAATCTTGAAATCCAGCATCGGCGACCAGGAACGTATGTATTCAAGGTCGAAATGGATGCGCCGTTTCAGCATCTCCTCATCGTGGATCTCGCCCCGGCAGCCACTGACCTGCGCCAGACCCGTGATGCCAGGCTTTACTTTGTGCCTGAGCATATAGCCGCGCGCATACTTGCGATATTCCTCATTGTGCGCAACCGCATGGGGCCGCGGTCCCACCAAGGACATTGAACCACCCAGAACGTTAAAGAGCTGCGGAAGTTCGTCTAGCGAAGTGGACCTCAATAGGCGCCCAAACGGGGTCACCCGGGGATCGTTGCGCGTGGCTTGGCGAATGCTGTCGCCATCTTCACACACAGTCATCGTGCGGAACTTAAGAACTTCGATGGTCTGTCCACGCATGCCATAGCGTCGTTGTTTGAAGATGATGGGGCCTGGCGAGGTCAATCGAATGATCAGTGCGACCAGCAGCATGGGAATGGCCAGCAAACCCAACAGCAAAGTCGCGAAAATCACGTCCTGTACGCGCTTGTAAAATCCGTCAATCTGGCTGAAAGGCGATTCGTAGACGCTCACAGTGGGAATGCCCTGCATCGAGGTCCAACGAGAATGCATCAGATTGAAGACGAACAAGTCCGGCACCAAATACACGGATACTGTCGTGTCGGCCAGACGCTCGAGCAAGTTCTCGATCCGCTTCTCCGAACGCAGCGGCAAGGTGATGTAGAGCGTGTCCACCCTACCCTCGCGCGCATCCTCCAGTAACACATCGAAACCGCCAATCAGCTTGAATCGGGTGCGGTCGGGACCGCGACCGCCCGCTTCTGTCCGGTCGTCGTAGAACCCTAGTGCGTTGTAACCCAGCCAGGGCATGCTGGTCATCGATGCAAAGAGGCGCAGACCCAGATCGTTACACCCAACCACGGCGACGCGCCGGGTGTCACTGCTGCACCGGCGAACCAGTCCGGCCAGCAAGCGGAACAAGCTGTGCGACAGCAGGAGGACAGGCGGCAGCGACATTATCCAAGCCAACAACAGAGCGCCAGTCGAGTCCGGAATACCTCCGACAGCCGCAATCAATGCCATCAAGCTCGCAGCGGCGAACGACCACGCCAAGAACAAGCGCCCCGCCTCCTTGTGCATGGGCGAACCACGCCAGTCGTAATAGACCTCGAAGATCTCCGCGAAGAAATTGAAGAGCAGCAGGGCACCTAAGGTGAGCCCGCTGTAATCCGATTGCCAGCCATTGCCCAGGATTTGCGAGCAGGTCCAAAGGCTCGCCCAAATGTAAAGTCCGTCGCACAAACGCTCCAGCGCAGAGATCTTTGACACGTGCGGCCGGATCAACACCTTCGAAGCCGAGTGTTCCAAACCGCGTGCTGGGCTGCGCACCGATTCCCTTGAAATCAGTTCATGAGCGGGGACCGTGGACATCAAAGCTGCTCCAAAATGGTTTCAAATTCTGTACGGACTGTCATAACCCGGTGCGAGTCTCGCAGGCTGCTAATCCCGAGTGGAAGCGAGCGAGAATGTTCGATCTCGACGCCCGATAGCCCTGCGAACTTGTGCCCCCAACAATAGAGACCAGAAAAGCAAAACACATACCAGACAAAATTCATCTTATTAATATCAATGCGTTGATCGTCTTGACCGGCTCAACGCCAGCGTTTGTCCACTGGAACTGTAAAATGCGCTGACACTGTTCCGAACGAACCATCCCGACCGCTTCGTCAAACCGCTGTAAAAGTCAGCATAAACTCAGGCACAAGTCCTGCTTAAAAAAGCCAGGACACCAACATTCCACAGAGGCATGATTTCCGACACGCCTGCGTCCGGGCCGGGAAAATTACCGGATCAAAAGTAACTATTGCCTGGATTGAACGCGGACAGCATGGCGACAATCAGCAACACCGATCACTCGACAAACATGGACGCCGCATGAATATCCCAGATCGCATCATCGAACGACCACCCGTTGGCGCGACCCCTGCCCGCTGGTTTTTCAAGACCAGCGAGGGCCTGATGGGTCCCTTTGAGTCCCTTGACACCGCCCAGGCAATGCTTCAGTCGTTTGTAGCCCGTTGCCAGGCAGGTGATCGGATCGACCAATCAGGAACCCACTGAGTCGATCGCCCTCCGCCCTGTGGCGCCGAACAGCGGTCAGCGTGTACGCGGAATGCGCGGGCTTGGACGATAGCGGGCCCGAGCGTCAGCGGTAGCGGCCACGCGCCGCGGCGCTCTCCGCGCGACGCGCGTCCTGCCATAGGCCATCGTGGCGCGATGAGTCCAACGCATTTTGATGATCAGGAGCGCCATAAGTAGCAGAAGCACCCCGAAAACTTCACCCATGCGTCCTGCGTTGGAAATGGCGCTGATGCCGATGATAAAGAACACGTAAGGGGAAACTTCGTACCACAGGGGCTCTAAGGCTTTCATTGCGTTTGCTCCAGTAAATTGAACCACACAGCAGCAAGAAAGCAGCTTTAATGCCAATCAATAAATCGCCACAATTTCATATTGTTAGAACGAAACCACGGCACTAACACAAGAAACCGTAAACTTTGCTGACGGGCCAGCAGGAACAGAGGAACCACGTATAGAAGTGAATTTAGCGCCGCCAGCAAGCGCAGCAGCCGCGGCCATAAGACAAGCTTTCAGGGAATTTACAACGACCGACTGGCGGTAGCGCGTTCGAGTTTCAAGCCCGCCGGCAACCAGGAATGCAAAGATTGGCTTATGGGCCCGCTGGCGAAAGGGTTCGCACGTGGCCCTCGCTGACGACCAGAACGGAGCCCGCCAGACCGTGGAAAATACCATGCTCCACGACACCCGACATGGCGTCCAGCAACGCATTCAATGCAGCACTGGGCATTTCCACCGGAAAGCGCATGTCCAACACCAGACTACCATGGGATGTCACCGCCAACCCATCCTTGGAGGCGTTCGGCCTCAGTCCCCCTTGGGCGCCGTGACGCTCCAACTCCCGCAGAACCACCTGCCAGGCGAAGGGCATGACTTCCACCGGTATGGGATAACGTTCGCCGATACGCCCAACCAGTTTGCTTTCATCGACGAGGACCAGAAAACGGTCGGAGGCGCGCGCAAGGAGTTTCTCGCGAACCAGGTCCGATCCGCGCCCCTTGAGCAAGGCCAGGTCGGGAGACACCTCGTCAGCCCCATCCACATACAAGTCCAGACTGGTCAGATGCTCCATGGCCACCAATGGCAGACCGAGTTCCTGGGCCTTGATGGTACTGACCACTGAACTTGCCGCGACGCGTATGCGCAAACCTTCTTCAGCGTAGCGGCGGGCCAGCGCTTCGATAAATGCGTTGGCGGTCGAACCGGTGCCCAACCCAATCAACATTCCATCCTGAACGTGGCGAACAGCCTCTTCCGCGACGCATTGCTTGTCGTTCATGGCGGGACTCCTTCAGTTAAATACATCTTCAATCGGCGGAAAGCGCGTCACTTACGCGGAGGCTGCCGCTCTCGCAAATTCTTCTATGGTCTGCTCCGACAACGGGTGATTACCCATCTCCTTGAGCAATGAAAGTGGAATCGTCACATCCTGCGCCCCCGCCAATATGGCCTGCACGACTTCCCGGGCCGACTTGAGGCTGGCGACCATGATGCGTGTCTCGCGGCCGCAGGCGTCCGCCACCGCGCGCATTTCCCCGGTCAGCGCCAAGCCGTCTCCCTGCAGACGGGTACTGCGGTTGACATAAGCGATGGAATACGCCGTCCGCGCCTCACAGCACAGGTACGTTTGAGCCGCGCTGTAGCAGGCGGTCATGCCGACCGTCGTGCCCTCGCGGGCCAGACGCGCGGCGAGCCCAATGTTCTCCGACGTCATGGCGATCTT is a window encoding:
- a CDS encoding undecaprenyl-phosphate glucose phosphotransferase; its protein translation is MSKISALERLCDGLYIWASLWTCSQILGNGWQSDYSGLTLGALLLFNFFAEIFEVYYDWRGSPMHKEAGRLFLAWSFAAASLMALIAAVGGIPDSTGALLLAWIMSLPPVLLLSHSLFRLLAGLVRRCSSDTRRVAVVGCNDLGLRLFASMTSMPWLGYNALGFYDDRTEAGGRGPDRTRFKLIGGFDVLLEDAREGRVDTLYITLPLRSEKRIENLLERLADTTVSVYLVPDLFVFNLMHSRWTSMQGIPTVSVYESPFSQIDGFYKRVQDVIFATLLLGLLAIPMLLVALIIRLTSPGPIIFKQRRYGMRGQTIEVLKFRTMTVCEDGDSIRQATRNDPRVTPFGRLLRSTSLDELPQLFNVLGGSMSLVGPRPHAVAHNEEYRKYARGYMLRHKVKPGITGLAQVSGCRGEIHDEEMLKRRIHFDLEYIRSWSPMLDFKILAMTAVKGVFGEQAY
- the rpiA gene encoding ribose-5-phosphate isomerase RpiA, which gives rise to MNDKQCVAEEAVRHVQDGMLIGLGTGSTANAFIEALARRYAEEGLRIRVAASSVVSTIKAQELGLPLVAMEHLTSLDLYVDGADEVSPDLALLKGRGSDLVREKLLARASDRFLVLVDESKLVGRIGERYPIPVEVMPFAWQVVLRELERHGAQGGLRPNASKDGLAVTSHGSLVLDMRFPVEMPSAALNALLDAMSGVVEHGIFHGLAGSVLVVSEGHVRTLSPAGP
- a CDS encoding transaldolase family protein; the protein is MALFLDSAHAADARTAMAFGFVGGITTNPNLMAQTGRKALEVIAELTEICPGPVFYQLSGATLEDREAEARRFLALRSNVALKIAMTSENIGLAARLAREGTTVGMTACYSAAQTYLCCEARTAYSIAYVNRSTRLQGDGLALTGEMRAVADACGRETRIMVASLKSAREVVQAILAGAQDVTIPLSLLKEMGNHPLSEQTIEEFARAAASA